A stretch of Gemmatimonas aurantiaca T-27 DNA encodes these proteins:
- a CDS encoding Ig-like domain-containing protein encodes MTPMLVVAALLQSVQPASAQPAPVQGARLIITPAEPMVVAEDTLRLQARVVDASGQPVPTAQIRFVAAGGVFEGRVDPDGLVRSGSTGTLPVTIVAQIPGASTLTQRVEVRMVAGPAATITVDAPTRLVAGQRLVLAPVVKSAAGDVRRDRVVWTSSNPAAVSVNADGLVEAKAMGRATLTGRVDRATTTVAVDVVASRVASISLSPSSREARTGDVVRFAVTAKDAAGKTITGVTPSYSFSPGQGIIDRDGAFTGYEGGTYVVTATLGTQSAQAVVRLTPRDVRRPATVVGRLPRMKFTTEEVWLHPTREIAYLGTGSGGDRMYTIDITDKTKPVVTDSLVENTRRVNDIMTTPDGKHMVFTREGASDRKNGIVIASLEDPLHPKKCADFTDGLTGGVHSTYVYRQEKFGTHVYLTNDGTGAFHIIDISDPCAPKTASVWKTPRPDAGRSLHDVDVQDGLAYLSYWNDGLVILDIGNGVKGGSPANPQLVSQYKYDLNDMYRQVEASGGPGFIRGTHTAWRHNNYVFIADEVFPASPVKGAKDASAGRAYGRLQVIDVSDIAKPKSVAFYEPEFGGVHNVWVAGDTLYMGAYNAGFRAFDISGELRGDLRAQQREMVHVHTADQDGFVKNAAMTWGVVVRNGLAYVNDMYNGLWIVRMEPKPDPKKSAIVP; translated from the coding sequence ATGACCCCAATGCTCGTCGTGGCCGCCCTGTTGCAGTCGGTGCAGCCGGCATCGGCACAACCGGCACCAGTGCAGGGTGCCCGTCTTATCATCACACCGGCCGAGCCGATGGTGGTGGCCGAGGATACACTGCGACTGCAGGCGCGGGTGGTGGACGCGTCCGGTCAGCCGGTGCCCACGGCGCAGATCCGTTTTGTGGCGGCGGGCGGTGTGTTCGAAGGTCGTGTGGATCCCGATGGGCTGGTGCGCTCTGGTTCCACCGGTACGCTGCCGGTGACCATCGTGGCCCAGATCCCGGGAGCGTCCACGCTCACACAGCGTGTGGAAGTGCGCATGGTGGCCGGTCCTGCGGCGACGATCACCGTGGACGCTCCGACCCGTCTGGTGGCCGGACAACGGTTGGTGCTGGCACCGGTGGTGAAGAGCGCGGCTGGTGATGTGCGCCGCGATCGTGTGGTGTGGACCAGCAGCAATCCGGCGGCGGTGAGTGTGAATGCCGATGGGCTGGTGGAAGCGAAAGCGATGGGACGGGCCACGCTCACCGGCCGTGTCGATCGCGCCACCACGACGGTGGCGGTGGATGTCGTGGCATCGCGGGTGGCGTCGATCAGTCTGTCGCCGTCTTCGCGTGAAGCGCGCACGGGTGATGTGGTGCGGTTTGCCGTGACGGCCAAGGACGCCGCGGGCAAGACCATCACCGGTGTCACGCCGAGCTACAGCTTCAGTCCCGGGCAGGGCATCATCGATCGTGATGGAGCGTTCACCGGCTACGAAGGGGGCACCTACGTGGTGACCGCCACGCTGGGCACACAGAGTGCGCAGGCCGTGGTGCGTCTCACGCCGCGTGACGTGCGCCGGCCGGCTACGGTGGTGGGTCGTTTGCCGCGCATGAAGTTCACCACCGAAGAAGTGTGGCTGCACCCGACGCGCGAAATCGCGTATCTGGGCACCGGCTCCGGTGGCGATCGCATGTACACCATCGACATCACCGACAAGACCAAGCCGGTGGTGACCGATTCGCTCGTCGAAAACACGCGTCGGGTGAACGACATCATGACGACGCCCGACGGCAAGCACATGGTGTTCACACGCGAAGGGGCGAGTGATCGCAAGAATGGCATCGTGATTGCCTCGCTCGAAGATCCGCTGCACCCGAAGAAGTGCGCCGATTTCACGGACGGACTCACCGGTGGTGTGCACTCCACGTATGTGTATCGCCAGGAGAAGTTCGGCACCCATGTGTATCTCACCAACGATGGCACGGGTGCGTTTCACATCATCGATATCAGCGACCCGTGCGCGCCCAAGACGGCGTCGGTGTGGAAGACGCCGCGGCCCGATGCGGGTCGCTCATTGCATGACGTGGATGTGCAGGATGGCCTCGCGTATCTGAGCTATTGGAATGACGGTCTCGTCATTCTCGATATCGGCAATGGCGTGAAGGGTGGGTCGCCGGCCAATCCGCAACTGGTGTCGCAGTACAAGTACGACCTGAACGACATGTACCGGCAGGTGGAAGCGTCGGGTGGTCCTGGTTTCATTCGTGGCACTCACACGGCGTGGCGGCACAACAACTACGTGTTCATTGCCGACGAAGTGTTTCCGGCGTCGCCGGTGAAGGGAGCGAAGGATGCGTCGGCTGGTCGTGCGTACGGACGCCTGCAGGTCATCGATGTGTCCGACATCGCCAAGCCGAAGAGTGTGGCATTCTACGAGCCCGAGTTCGGCGGTGTGCACAACGTGTGGGTGGCCGGTGACACGCTGTACATGGGCGCCTACAACGCTGGCTTCCGCGCTTTCGACATCTCCGGTGAACTGCGCGGCGACCTACGTGCCCAGCAGCGCGAGATGGTGCATGTGCACACGGCCGATCAGGACGGTTTCGTGAAGAACGCCGCGATGACGTGGGGTGTGGTGGTCCGCAACGGGCTGGCGTATGTGAACGACATGTACAACGGCCTCTGGATCGTGCGCATGGAGCCCAAGCCCGATCCCAAGAAGAGCGCCATCGTACCATGA
- a CDS encoding YncE family protein, with protein sequence MRRLTDRQIRRFATLATAVVTAAVNGVNDAGAQQAPASLSAGVPAPTRTYRALVASESVDRVAVIEFGPQGAKVVGEHEVGVMLADPDGPHGLAVTPDGANYYVTTAHGTPYGVLWKFDTRTNSYQGQVMLGNFPATLQVSPDGRLIVVVNFNLHGDMVPSDVSVVRADSLQEIARIPTCAMPHGSRMNSTGTRHYSVCMMDEQLVEIDLDGLQVSRHFLLTKGAEQGMNGAPATRAANAAGHGGHDMSGHGLAQPAAGSTTCSPTWAQPSPDDRTVWVACNGTSDLVEIDVASWRMRRRIPAGNGVYNLAVTRDGTKLVATNKRGQSVSVIDTRTGAMLATLPTQRRVVHGVVITPDDRYAFVSVEGVGSEPGTVEIIDLVALKTVARVDVGQQAGGIDIVP encoded by the coding sequence ATGCGTCGTTTGACTGATCGACAGATCCGCCGGTTTGCCACGCTGGCTACGGCGGTGGTGACCGCCGCCGTGAACGGTGTGAACGACGCGGGTGCCCAGCAGGCACCCGCGTCGTTGTCTGCGGGAGTGCCAGCGCCGACACGCACCTATCGCGCGCTGGTGGCTTCGGAGTCGGTGGACCGCGTGGCGGTCATCGAGTTCGGACCGCAGGGTGCCAAGGTGGTGGGTGAACATGAAGTGGGTGTCATGCTCGCCGACCCCGATGGGCCACATGGACTCGCGGTGACACCGGATGGGGCGAACTACTATGTGACCACGGCGCACGGCACGCCGTATGGCGTGTTGTGGAAGTTCGATACTCGCACCAACAGCTATCAGGGGCAGGTGATGCTGGGAAATTTCCCCGCGACGCTGCAGGTGAGCCCCGATGGCCGGCTCATTGTGGTGGTGAATTTCAATCTGCACGGTGACATGGTGCCGTCGGATGTATCTGTGGTGCGCGCCGATAGTCTGCAGGAAATCGCCCGTATTCCCACCTGTGCGATGCCACATGGCTCGCGCATGAACAGCACAGGCACACGTCACTATTCGGTGTGCATGATGGACGAGCAGCTCGTGGAGATCGATCTGGACGGGTTGCAGGTGTCGCGACATTTCCTGCTCACCAAGGGCGCTGAGCAAGGCATGAACGGTGCGCCTGCTACGCGGGCGGCGAATGCGGCGGGACACGGAGGCCACGACATGAGCGGCCATGGTCTCGCGCAGCCCGCAGCGGGAAGCACCACCTGTTCGCCAACCTGGGCACAGCCTTCACCCGACGACCGTACGGTGTGGGTGGCGTGCAACGGCACGAGCGATCTGGTGGAAATCGACGTGGCGTCCTGGCGTATGCGTCGTCGCATTCCGGCAGGGAACGGCGTGTACAATCTGGCCGTGACGCGCGATGGCACGAAGCTCGTGGCCACCAACAAGCGTGGGCAAAGTGTCTCGGTGATCGATACCAGGACGGGCGCCATGCTGGCCACGCTCCCCACGCAGCGCCGTGTGGTGCATGGCGTGGTCATCACGCCTGACGATCGTTATGCCTTCGTGAGCGTGGAAGGCGTGGGCAGCGAGCCGGGTACCGTGGAGATCATCGATCTGGTCGCGCTCAAGACCGTGGCGCGGGTCGATGTCGGTCAGCAGGCTGGTGGTATCGATATCGTGCCTTGA
- the ispG gene encoding flavodoxin-dependent (E)-4-hydroxy-3-methylbut-2-enyl-diphosphate synthase codes for MSSVTEFGRRRPSVTVRVRGVPVGSGSPVVVQSMTNTDTADAAGTADQVAALFEAGSQKVRITVNNDEAAQAVPEIRQRLDDRGLDVPLIGDFHYNGHLLLTKYPAAAAALDKYRINPGNVGSKRRDANFTTIVQAAIEHNKPVRIGVNWGSLDQDLLTQMMDANASSTTPRDAKDVYMDAMLESALRSAALAEDVGLAHDKIIVSAKISVVPDLVECYRRLAARCDYPLHLGLTEAGMGNKGVIASSAALAILLSEGIGDTIRVSLTPKPGGDRREEVFVAQQILQSLGLRSFAPQVTACPGCGRTTSSFFQHMAEDIQGYLREQMPVWRASRPGVVEMKVAVMGCVVNGPGESKHANIGISLPGTFEEPKAPVYVDGKLFTTLRGDHIVAEFLVILNEYVERTYGQLSAV; via the coding sequence GTGTCCTCCGTCACCGAATTCGGCCGACGTCGCCCCTCTGTCACGGTGCGCGTACGCGGTGTCCCCGTGGGTTCAGGGTCGCCCGTCGTCGTGCAGTCGATGACCAACACGGACACGGCCGATGCTGCCGGCACCGCCGACCAGGTGGCCGCTCTGTTCGAAGCAGGATCGCAGAAGGTCCGCATCACGGTCAACAACGATGAGGCGGCTCAGGCGGTTCCGGAGATCCGCCAGCGTCTCGATGATCGTGGTCTCGACGTGCCACTCATCGGCGACTTCCACTACAACGGACACCTGCTGCTCACGAAGTACCCCGCTGCCGCTGCCGCGCTCGACAAATACCGCATCAATCCGGGCAATGTCGGTTCGAAGCGCCGTGACGCGAACTTCACCACCATCGTGCAAGCGGCCATCGAGCACAACAAGCCGGTGCGCATCGGTGTGAATTGGGGTTCGCTCGATCAGGATTTGCTCACGCAGATGATGGATGCCAACGCGTCGTCCACCACGCCGCGTGATGCCAAAGACGTGTACATGGACGCGATGCTGGAGAGCGCTCTGCGTTCAGCAGCGCTCGCGGAAGACGTGGGATTGGCGCACGACAAGATCATTGTCAGCGCCAAGATCTCCGTGGTACCCGATCTCGTGGAGTGTTATCGTCGCCTCGCCGCGCGCTGCGACTACCCGCTGCACCTCGGGCTGACCGAGGCGGGCATGGGCAACAAGGGCGTGATTGCGTCATCCGCCGCATTGGCCATCCTGCTCTCCGAAGGCATCGGTGACACCATCCGTGTATCACTCACGCCCAAGCCGGGTGGTGATCGTCGCGAAGAGGTGTTTGTCGCGCAGCAGATCCTGCAGTCCCTGGGGCTCCGCTCTTTCGCGCCTCAGGTCACCGCATGCCCTGGCTGCGGCCGCACTACGAGTTCGTTCTTCCAGCATATGGCGGAAGACATTCAGGGATACCTGCGCGAACAGATGCCGGTGTGGCGCGCATCGCGACCGGGTGTGGTGGAAATGAAAGTGGCCGTGATGGGCTGCGTCGTGAACGGCCCCGGCGAATCGAAGCACGCCAATATCGGCATTTCACTGCCGGGCACCTTCGAAGAGCCCAAAGCGCCCGTGTACGTGGATGGCAAGCTGTTCACCACCCTCAGGGGTGATCACATCGTGGCCGAGTTCCTCGTCATTCTCAATGAGTACGTGGAGCGCACGTACGGACAGTTGTCGGCCGTCTGA
- a CDS encoding outer membrane protein produces the protein MKRALRMLGLAAAIAAPAALSAQASTDKPVSFGLSGGLSLPMGDLGDATESGFTGAGHIFLKPASMKSLGFRGDVSFDRWSAKATDDVNLQSIGFVANALYSVNSASMVKPYLLGGVGMYNSKATIDLGSTGGSTPSSTDLGIQVGGGLRFQLSGFSTFLEAKYVNVFTDGSSTNWLPITFGVRF, from the coding sequence ATGAAGCGTGCACTGCGTATGCTCGGACTGGCTGCGGCCATCGCTGCTCCGGCGGCGCTCTCGGCGCAGGCCAGCACCGACAAGCCGGTGTCGTTTGGGCTCAGCGGTGGTTTGTCGCTGCCTATGGGCGATCTTGGAGATGCCACTGAGTCGGGATTCACCGGCGCGGGCCACATCTTCCTGAAACCAGCGTCCATGAAATCTCTGGGCTTTCGCGGTGACGTGAGCTTCGACCGCTGGTCGGCAAAGGCCACCGATGACGTGAACCTGCAGAGCATCGGTTTTGTGGCGAATGCGCTTTACAGCGTGAATTCGGCCAGCATGGTCAAGCCGTACCTCCTCGGCGGCGTCGGGATGTACAACTCCAAGGCCACGATCGATCTGGGCTCCACCGGCGGTAGCACGCCAAGCTCTACGGATTTGGGCATTCAGGTCGGCGGTGGCCTGCGTTTCCAGCTCTCGGGTTTCTCCACGTTCCTCGAGGCGAAGTACGTCAACGTCTTCACTGATGGCAGCAGCACAAACTGGCTGCCGATCACATTCGGCGTGCGTTTCTGA
- a CDS encoding outer membrane beta-barrel protein, whose product MIARFARFAAAAALVAALPLTASAQFAKGDRIATVNFMTGGDYDGAGFGGQAEWGLLPIGKATLGVGAFVGYVSDKQTFGSAEYKMSAIPVMAVGNIHFPIASQPKLDVYAGASVGFIRASWDTNVPSSFGIDDSNTDSGFGIQGGARYWVGSKLGINGQIGFGDIPLIHAGLSFKF is encoded by the coding sequence ATGATCGCTCGTTTTGCCCGTTTCGCTGCCGCCGCCGCCCTCGTGGCCGCGCTGCCCCTTACCGCGTCGGCCCAGTTCGCAAAGGGTGACCGTATTGCGACCGTGAATTTCATGACCGGTGGTGACTACGACGGTGCCGGTTTTGGCGGTCAGGCTGAGTGGGGCCTTCTGCCGATCGGCAAAGCGACGCTCGGCGTCGGCGCCTTCGTTGGCTATGTGAGCGACAAGCAGACGTTCGGAAGTGCCGAGTACAAGATGTCGGCGATCCCGGTGATGGCTGTGGGCAACATCCACTTCCCGATCGCTTCGCAGCCGAAGCTCGATGTGTATGCCGGCGCCAGCGTTGGCTTCATCCGCGCGTCGTGGGACACGAACGTCCCGTCCAGCTTCGGGATCGACGACAGCAACACGGATTCCGGCTTTGGCATCCAGGGCGGCGCTCGTTACTGGGTCGGCTCGAAGCTCGGCATCAACGGCCAGATCGGCTTTGGCGACATCCCGCTCATCCACGCTGGCCTGTCGTTCAAGTTCTGA
- a CDS encoding DUF3332 family protein, whose translation MGVTLVSNTACFASFPLTRKLYNYNKNLGGKWAQELFFLATGVILPVYGVAGLLDMVVFNSMEFWTGKPALASASAPETKVKVVAKGDVKLTQTMTRSTEGRTMILEEEVKGQFHSRTVLSQAADASVVTANITYADGRTETRTLSVNEAGKFTVTGSKQLPRTLTPAEVEALTARLSTLSAY comes from the coding sequence ATGGGTGTCACCCTGGTGTCGAACACGGCATGCTTTGCGAGCTTCCCGCTCACCCGCAAGCTGTACAACTACAACAAGAACCTGGGCGGCAAGTGGGCGCAGGAACTGTTCTTCCTGGCGACGGGTGTGATTCTACCGGTGTACGGCGTGGCCGGATTGCTCGACATGGTCGTGTTCAACTCCATGGAATTCTGGACCGGCAAGCCGGCACTCGCGTCGGCATCAGCACCGGAGACGAAGGTCAAGGTCGTCGCGAAGGGTGACGTCAAGCTCACGCAGACCATGACGCGTTCGACGGAAGGCCGTACGATGATCCTCGAAGAAGAAGTGAAGGGTCAGTTCCACAGCCGCACCGTGCTGTCGCAGGCGGCTGATGCGTCGGTGGTCACGGCCAACATCACGTACGCCGATGGCCGCACCGAGACCCGCACGCTCTCGGTCAACGAAGCCGGCAAGTTCACGGTGACGGGTTCGAAGCAGTTGCCGCGCACGCTCACGCCGGCCGAAGTGGAAGCCCTCACGGCACGCCTGTCGACACTCAGCGCGTACTGA
- a CDS encoding HAD family hydrolase, which translates to MNASGDLIATDTPLVSPLEGVVFDCDGVLVDSERITNRVWAELLTELGMPTTTEQSLATYLGNSMARCLEIVGEQFGRPAPDELLPRFHAAVAVALRNEVTAVPGIVALLDALDAAGVPYAVASNGEQAKMQTTLGATGLASRFVGRRFSSLDVGRPKPAPDVYLHAVQALGATPARTVAVEDSPLGVQAAAAAGMTVIGYAELVAPARLRAAGARITVEHLDEVAPWLGLAR; encoded by the coding sequence ATGAACGCATCTGGTGACCTGATCGCCACCGACACGCCGTTGGTATCGCCACTCGAAGGGGTGGTCTTCGACTGCGACGGTGTGTTGGTGGACAGCGAGCGCATCACCAATCGGGTGTGGGCAGAACTGCTGACCGAGCTGGGAATGCCCACCACCACCGAACAATCCCTCGCGACCTACCTCGGCAACTCGATGGCACGGTGTCTCGAGATCGTCGGTGAGCAGTTTGGCCGGCCTGCGCCGGACGAACTGCTGCCACGGTTTCACGCTGCCGTGGCGGTGGCGCTTCGGAACGAGGTGACGGCCGTGCCGGGCATTGTCGCGCTATTGGACGCGCTCGATGCCGCTGGTGTGCCCTACGCCGTGGCATCCAATGGTGAGCAGGCAAAGATGCAGACCACACTGGGAGCTACCGGTCTGGCATCACGCTTCGTGGGCCGTCGGTTCTCGAGCCTCGACGTCGGCCGCCCCAAGCCGGCACCCGACGTGTATCTGCACGCCGTACAGGCACTGGGCGCGACCCCCGCGCGCACCGTCGCCGTGGAAGACAGCCCGCTTGGTGTGCAGGCCGCCGCCGCAGCCGGTATGACGGTGATCGGCTACGCAGAGCTCGTGGCGCCGGCGCGATTGCGCGCGGCAGGCGCACGGATCACGGTTGAGCACCTCGATGAGGTCGCTCCGTGGCTTGGACTCGCCCGATAG
- the argH gene encoding argininosuccinate lyase — protein sequence MTASSSSESGSAAGTHKLWGGRFAGGPSPLLDAINRSIGTDFRLWPHDVRLSQAWAAGLGHAGVLTQDESLALQQGLDRVAQRIADGAQPVATDEDIHTMIDRLLHEEAGTVASKLHTGRSRNDQVATASRLWTMDACQKLDAAIRELQQALLTQAETLTDAILPAYTHLQRAQPVSGTHWLLSHFWPLDRDRTRLANAARGTATLPLGSGAIAGSAFPIPRTLIKDTLGFAAISPNSIDATGDRDFVAETLFACTMTAVHCSRIAEDLIIYGSSEFGFVKFGDGFSTGSSMMPQKRNPDVFELARGSGARVLGDLVSLLGTIKGLPSGYSKDLQDDKRALFNAVDLLFLVLPAMAGAISELRFNRDRMRNAVSSAMMATDLADYLVKKGATFREAHGAVGSLVRQAEEAGIEMTDIPLEAFSKAHALFGDDARDALGAEASLAARDIDGGTGPNAVARQLEQARASLTRSA from the coding sequence ATGACTGCCTCCTCTTCATCCGAATCCGGCTCCGCTGCTGGCACCCACAAGTTGTGGGGCGGCCGATTTGCCGGCGGCCCGTCGCCGCTGCTCGACGCCATCAATCGCTCCATCGGCACCGACTTCCGTCTCTGGCCGCACGATGTGCGCCTGTCGCAGGCCTGGGCCGCCGGACTCGGTCACGCCGGCGTGCTCACCCAGGACGAAAGCCTCGCGTTGCAGCAGGGACTCGACCGTGTCGCACAGCGCATCGCCGATGGCGCACAGCCCGTCGCGACGGATGAAGACATCCACACCATGATCGACCGGTTGCTGCACGAAGAAGCCGGCACGGTGGCGTCCAAGCTGCACACCGGTCGCTCACGCAATGATCAGGTGGCCACGGCGTCGCGCCTGTGGACCATGGATGCCTGCCAGAAGCTCGATGCCGCCATTCGGGAACTGCAGCAGGCCCTGCTCACGCAGGCGGAAACGCTCACCGACGCCATCCTGCCGGCGTACACGCACCTGCAGCGCGCACAGCCGGTGAGCGGTACCCATTGGCTGCTCTCGCACTTCTGGCCACTCGATCGTGATCGCACCCGTCTGGCCAACGCCGCACGCGGCACGGCCACCTTGCCACTCGGCTCCGGTGCCATCGCCGGTTCGGCGTTCCCGATTCCGCGCACGCTGATCAAGGACACGCTGGGCTTTGCCGCCATCTCGCCCAACTCCATCGACGCCACGGGCGACCGTGACTTCGTGGCCGAAACACTGTTTGCGTGCACCATGACCGCCGTGCACTGCTCACGTATTGCCGAAGATCTCATCATCTACGGCTCCAGTGAGTTCGGCTTTGTGAAATTCGGGGATGGCTTCTCCACCGGCAGCAGCATGATGCCGCAGAAGCGCAACCCGGATGTCTTCGAGCTTGCCCGTGGCTCGGGCGCCCGTGTGCTGGGCGACTTGGTCTCACTGCTGGGCACCATCAAGGGTCTGCCCAGTGGTTACAGCAAGGATTTGCAGGACGACAAGCGCGCGCTGTTCAACGCCGTCGACCTGCTGTTCCTGGTGTTGCCGGCCATGGCGGGCGCGATCAGCGAATTGCGGTTCAATCGGGATCGCATGCGCAACGCGGTGTCGAGTGCCATGATGGCCACCGATCTCGCGGACTATCTCGTGAAGAAGGGCGCGACATTCCGCGAGGCACATGGTGCGGTGGGTTCGCTCGTGCGTCAGGCAGAAGAAGCCGGCATCGAAATGACCGACATTCCGCTCGAGGCGTTCAGCAAGGCACACGCGCTGTTTGGCGACGATGCGCGCGACGCCCTGGGCGCCGAAGCCTCGTTGGCCGCACGCGATATCGATGGGGGTACCGGACCGAATGCGGTGGCACGCCAGCTCGAGCAGGCCCGCGCCAGCCTCACCCGCTCGGCATGA
- the argR gene encoding arginine repressor, producing MSDKRERQQTIREIVAAHAVASQEELRRQLAGRGWDVTQSTLSRDLRELRLARIPDGQGRARYAFSDQTNGDYELARLERMLPELLVAVEGVQVLVVARTMKSGAQPVAEALDQLEWPDVAGTIAGDDTVLIICRSTEGRERVLRKLRTYIDR from the coding sequence TTGTCAGACAAACGCGAGCGCCAGCAGACCATTCGCGAGATCGTCGCGGCGCATGCCGTGGCGAGCCAGGAGGAGCTGCGACGACAGCTCGCGGGTCGAGGCTGGGACGTCACGCAGTCCACCCTCTCCCGGGATTTGCGGGAGTTGCGTCTGGCCCGCATTCCCGACGGCCAGGGACGCGCCCGATATGCATTTTCGGATCAAACCAACGGTGACTACGAGCTCGCCCGACTGGAGCGCATGCTCCCGGAATTGCTGGTCGCCGTGGAGGGGGTGCAGGTGCTGGTCGTCGCCCGCACGATGAAATCCGGCGCGCAGCCAGTGGCCGAAGCGCTCGATCAACTCGAATGGCCGGACGTCGCAGGCACCATCGCTGGTGACGACACGGTCCTCATCATCTGCCGCAGCACGGAAGGGCGTGAGCGTGTGCTCCGCAAACTCCGCACCTACATCGACCGCTAG
- the argC gene encoding N-acetyl-gamma-glutamyl-phosphate reductase, which produces MPDSSSLPTYRVGVLGASGYSGRELCALVTGHPQLSLAFATAHTQRGTTLRVRASGAVHDIPLIGPEEADLAGVDLVFAALPHGASAEWVGKVIAAGARVVDLSSDLRPGHGGTTHALPDGVPADAPYGLPELFRAPLHGARVVANPGCYATSVLVALAPLAKAGLIAPGATVNIAAASGISGAGASPKLEYLFAEVTENYRAYGVGNAHRHLFEMRDTLSHLGADCDLLFTPHLLPVDRGILSTITVPLTRPLADPLEPFRTAFANEPFVELTTGLPALADVQHRNVVRIGAVSPTGMRQPTLLVFSAIDNLVKGAAGQAVQNANLMLGLPETAGLQR; this is translated from the coding sequence GTGCCCGACTCGTCTTCGTTGCCAACCTATCGTGTGGGGGTGTTGGGTGCCTCCGGCTACTCCGGGCGTGAGCTGTGCGCGCTGGTGACCGGTCATCCGCAGCTCTCGCTCGCCTTTGCCACGGCCCACACTCAGCGCGGCACGACGCTCCGCGTGCGTGCCAGCGGTGCGGTGCATGACATCCCGTTGATCGGCCCGGAAGAGGCGGACCTGGCGGGGGTGGACCTGGTGTTTGCGGCGCTGCCACACGGCGCGTCGGCCGAGTGGGTGGGCAAGGTGATCGCGGCCGGCGCGCGGGTGGTGGACCTGTCGAGCGACCTGCGGCCCGGGCATGGGGGCACCACGCATGCGTTGCCGGATGGTGTGCCGGCCGATGCGCCGTACGGACTGCCCGAGCTGTTCCGCGCACCGCTGCATGGCGCGCGCGTGGTGGCGAACCCGGGGTGTTATGCCACCAGCGTATTGGTCGCGCTGGCGCCGTTGGCCAAGGCGGGATTGATCGCGCCGGGAGCCACCGTGAACATCGCGGCGGCAAGCGGCATCAGTGGTGCGGGCGCATCGCCCAAGCTCGAGTACCTGTTTGCGGAAGTCACCGAGAACTACCGCGCCTATGGTGTGGGCAACGCCCACCGGCACCTGTTCGAGATGCGGGACACGCTGTCGCACCTCGGGGCCGACTGCGATCTGCTGTTCACGCCGCACCTGCTGCCGGTGGACCGCGGTATTCTGTCCACGATCACGGTGCCGCTGACCCGTCCGCTCGCCGACCCATTGGAGCCGTTCCGCACAGCGTTCGCCAACGAACCGTTCGTCGAACTGACGACCGGGTTGCCCGCGCTGGCCGACGTGCAACATCGCAACGTCGTGCGCATCGGCGCCGTTTCACCCACCGGGATGCGTCAGCCGACGCTGCTGGTGTTCAGCGCGATCGACAATCTCGTGAAGGGCGCGGCGGGGCAGGCGGTGCAGAACGCCAATCTCATGTTGGGGTTGCCGGAGACGGCCGGGTTGCAGCGATAA
- the argB gene encoding acetylglutamate kinase: MFVVKLGGRTQNDPALPAALAALWHQSGGRVVIVHGGGDQISALQRLRGEEPVFIGGRRVTTDTALELVRMVLSGLANKQMVSSLVAAGAPAVGISGEDAGLLRATPIDAATFGHSGTPASVNPGVARALLAAGYLPVISPVAAREDVSVAGAYNVNGDDAAAAIAAALGADELFLMADVPGVLDGNKTLVPRLTLEETQALVASGVAGGGMAAKLDACAAALAGGVSRVRIGDLAALTVPSAGTAIVARADATDAVSSR; encoded by the coding sequence ATGTTTGTCGTCAAACTCGGTGGCCGCACACAGAACGACCCGGCGTTGCCGGCTGCCCTCGCTGCCCTTTGGCATCAGAGCGGCGGCCGGGTCGTGATCGTGCATGGCGGCGGTGACCAGATCAGCGCGCTGCAGCGTCTGCGTGGTGAAGAGCCGGTGTTCATTGGTGGTCGGCGGGTGACCACCGATACGGCGCTCGAGCTGGTGCGCATGGTGCTGTCGGGGCTCGCCAACAAGCAGATGGTTTCGTCGCTGGTGGCGGCCGGTGCGCCGGCCGTGGGCATCAGCGGTGAAGACGCCGGACTGTTGCGCGCCACCCCCATCGATGCGGCGACGTTTGGGCATTCAGGGACGCCGGCGTCGGTGAATCCGGGCGTCGCCCGTGCGTTGTTGGCGGCCGGCTACCTGCCGGTGATTTCGCCGGTGGCGGCGCGCGAGGATGTGTCGGTGGCGGGTGCCTACAATGTGAACGGCGACGATGCCGCGGCCGCGATCGCGGCGGCACTGGGCGCTGATGAGCTGTTCCTGATGGCGGACGTGCCGGGTGTACTCGATGGCAACAAGACGCTCGTACCACGACTGACGCTCGAAGAAACGCAGGCCCTCGTGGCCAGTGGTGTGGCTGGTGGCGGCATGGCCGCCAAGCTCGACGCCTGCGCTGCGGCGCTGGCGGGTGGTGTGTCCCGAGTGCGGATCGGAGATCTCGCCGCACTCACTGTTCCCAGCGCGGGAACCGCGATCGTTGCGCGCGCCGACGCAACGGATGCCGTCTCTTCCAGGTAG